The following coding sequences are from one Leptospira mayottensis 200901116 window:
- a CDS encoding NADase-type glycan-binding domain-containing protein, which yields MKNRKRILAILITLGVTFMLQAEGEKTRKDLIPIFKKCYRPDEHKVLVASSTLIEKGKPKNFYFPNAIKDYNKDTAWGVSKNQGIGEWIYVHNYFDDNLNHYHQLAGKSQKNYFSFLNGLAKDATSFQENGRIKKVRIDVYELEGGETMANLDDPLIYHNYPIENDSFELELKDAPEEQTFEREIFTKIKPQDVFYGRYLLFKLTILETYPGTKSKNVFLTEFHAYSEDIKKEGFKITRERK from the coding sequence ATGAAGAACCGAAAACGAATATTAGCAATATTGATTACATTAGGAGTAACGTTCATGTTACAAGCGGAAGGCGAGAAGACAAGAAAGGATTTGATTCCGATTTTCAAGAAATGTTATCGGCCAGATGAACATAAGGTTTTGGTTGCAAGTTCTACTTTGATTGAGAAAGGGAAACCAAAGAATTTCTATTTTCCCAATGCGATTAAGGATTACAACAAGGACACGGCTTGGGGGGTAAGCAAAAATCAAGGAATTGGGGAATGGATATACGTGCACAATTATTTTGATGATAATTTGAATCATTATCATCAACTTGCAGGGAAGAGCCAGAAAAACTATTTCAGTTTTTTGAATGGATTGGCAAAAGATGCGACTTCTTTTCAAGAAAACGGAAGGATCAAAAAAGTACGAATCGATGTATATGAATTAGAAGGTGGAGAGACAATGGCAAATTTAGACGATCCTCTCATATATCACAATTATCCGATTGAAAATGATTCCTTTGAATTGGAACTCAAGGATGCTCCCGAAGAACAAACTTTTGAAAGAGAGATTTTTACGAAGATAAAACCGCAAGATGTCTTCTACGGTCGTTATTTACTTTTCAAACTTACGATCCTCGAAACGTATCCGGGAACCAAAAGCAAAAATGTATTTTTAACAGAGTTTCACGCGTATTCGGAAGATATTAAGAAAGAAGGTTTCAAGATCACCCGTGAGAGGAAGTGA
- a CDS encoding DDE-type integrase/transposase/recombinase: MQTATHSSVILPTIPKKNRNSYDTFWKFNVANGVITSEQLKGLPKSTVHSLKNKDPDSFRHIYGFRFNGMEPNLQREANYLSIRLENSLTLQKGIIALAKIKLCLLQIKSLPKKMKNSIQVKEKIVRTIQRVRDDLGFERTLRKFHISKSTFHSWFFQVRFRCSSSWEKLCHKRFVGQISVKEIDSLKNLLLEKATLFWPLSSIWGYARKNDILHCSLSSFYKWARVIRPELFSNKFKKLKKEGFKTYRPNEVWHCDITQFVTKDNVKSHIYILIDNFSKMILAFRVAPQVDSDICASLVEEAISKYQTSFSKLTLPDLFPLINLNLSKESSFVHLMTDGGPENQGALDRIIFDYKLPINKITAGKDVSFSNSPIEAIHKITKYQCLHHLDIPNRQSLIQKLSEWIPIYNDQRPNRAGRYLLTPSEIFRGKSIDSNLLNQQSKDAKKQRYLLNKVTSCGVC; this comes from the coding sequence ATGCAGACAGCGACCCATTCATCAGTCATACTTCCTACAATCCCTAAAAAAAACAGGAATTCATACGATACATTCTGGAAATTCAATGTCGCTAACGGCGTTATTACTTCCGAGCAGCTCAAAGGGTTACCGAAATCCACCGTTCACTCTCTAAAAAACAAAGATCCAGATTCCTTTCGTCATATCTACGGGTTTCGGTTTAACGGGATGGAGCCGAATCTTCAAAGAGAAGCTAACTACCTTTCCATACGCTTGGAAAACTCTCTTACCCTTCAAAAAGGGATCATCGCTCTTGCAAAAATCAAACTATGTCTTCTTCAGATCAAATCTCTTCCGAAAAAGATGAAAAACTCAATTCAAGTTAAAGAAAAAATCGTCCGTACCATTCAAAGAGTAAGGGACGACCTTGGATTCGAAAGAACATTAAGGAAGTTTCATATCTCAAAGTCCACTTTTCACAGCTGGTTTTTCCAAGTGCGGTTCCGATGTAGTAGTTCCTGGGAAAAACTCTGCCACAAGCGGTTTGTCGGTCAGATTTCAGTCAAGGAAATCGATTCTTTAAAAAATCTTCTTTTGGAAAAAGCTACTTTGTTTTGGCCTCTTTCTTCCATTTGGGGATACGCTAGAAAAAACGACATTCTGCATTGCAGCTTATCTTCCTTTTACAAATGGGCGAGAGTGATTCGTCCCGAACTCTTTTCAAACAAGTTTAAGAAGCTAAAGAAAGAAGGTTTTAAAACCTACCGTCCCAATGAAGTTTGGCATTGCGATATCACTCAGTTTGTCACCAAAGACAACGTCAAATCTCATATTTACATCTTGATTGATAACTTCTCTAAGATGATTTTAGCGTTTAGAGTCGCTCCCCAAGTCGACAGCGACATCTGTGCTTCGTTAGTCGAGGAAGCCATTTCCAAGTATCAAACCTCTTTTTCCAAATTGACCTTGCCCGATCTTTTTCCTTTAATCAATCTCAATCTTTCTAAAGAATCTTCTTTCGTTCATTTGATGACCGACGGGGGGCCCGAAAATCAAGGCGCTCTCGACAGAATCATTTTTGATTACAAGCTTCCAATCAACAAAATTACCGCAGGTAAAGACGTTTCATTTTCTAATAGTCCCATAGAGGCAATCCACAAAATCACAAAGTATCAGTGCCTTCATCATTTAGATATTCCTAATAGACAATCTTTGATTCAAAAATTGTCCGAATGGATTCCCATCTACAACGATCAACGGCCCAACAGAGCCGGCCGTTATCTACTCACTCCTTCCGAAATCTTTCGCGGTAAATCCATTGATTCTAATTTGCTAAACCAACAATCGAAAGACGCTAAAAAACAAAGATACCTCCTTAATAAAGTTACATCCTGTGGAGTTTGTTAG
- a CDS encoding TIGR04388 family protein, which yields MKLEYTEMLTCCDADWSEERGFSSRKRRKIRPTVPSFPCSVVSSPNRFSFKTKIVSLITIFSFHISFVIPLTVFSFLSSSSLDAQSVPTLGSTKQFANDELKPYVDAAKAGATDSGTFLNSVNNGEQVLEAAWETGVNAEIEAIVGGVNNSDTVNNVNVYKDAVRAQLELQKQQAKNQWIADVNAYIQAELQIFLATLSQNTSNNVTSTNTNSVNTINPTVQTVTTTPAAQATNPAQAAQSYYQGTQLWDSKWQDLLNKQNTWEQNSLNAIQNGILQWNQSITGLENDKLSYLNGIEQTKAQWLANKQLIANAQSQMRNALQSTITNIRSQENQLKTNASSDPSLTSVFGDMDELLEDLQEALNSNASLGTLAQTLGNFFQSQITNATAKADYWNITKWQETYATQTVAYSQIVGNSSISCTNYEGSGCNNVASGNRSITYNSNGSVYGWRASSGSLVYQSDETGTVGQGSYGSSAYIENSHYQISCQAWDFGGTCVGGFGGYESNGVYCGDRFEFCGYTRDLAPEFRTI from the coding sequence ATGAAACTGGAATATACGGAAATGCTAACATGTTGCGATGCAGATTGGAGCGAAGAGCGCGGTTTTTCTTCGCGGAAGCGAAGAAAAATTCGCCCCACTGTCCCCAGTTTTCCGTGCTCAGTCGTCAGTTCTCCGAATCGTTTTAGCTTTAAAACGAAGATCGTCAGTTTAATCACGATCTTTTCGTTTCATATATCCTTTGTCATACCTCTGACCGTTTTCAGTTTTTTGTCCTCCAGTTCTCTGGACGCTCAAAGTGTGCCTACACTCGGATCGACAAAACAATTTGCAAACGACGAATTAAAACCTTACGTGGACGCGGCAAAAGCCGGAGCCACGGATTCGGGAACGTTTTTAAATTCGGTGAACAACGGAGAACAAGTTTTAGAAGCCGCTTGGGAAACGGGAGTCAACGCGGAGATAGAAGCGATCGTGGGTGGAGTGAATAACTCGGACACGGTGAATAACGTAAACGTTTACAAAGACGCTGTAAGAGCACAACTGGAACTGCAGAAACAACAGGCAAAGAACCAATGGATCGCAGACGTAAACGCATACATACAAGCAGAGTTACAAATCTTTTTAGCGACATTATCCCAAAACACATCGAACAACGTAACATCGACGAACACAAATTCGGTGAATACGATCAATCCGACTGTACAAACTGTAACCACTACTCCTGCCGCCCAAGCAACAAACCCCGCACAAGCGGCACAGAGTTATTACCAAGGAACCCAGCTCTGGGATTCTAAATGGCAGGATTTACTTAACAAACAAAACACCTGGGAACAGAATTCCTTAAATGCGATCCAGAATGGAATCCTGCAATGGAATCAATCGATTACAGGACTCGAAAATGATAAATTAAGTTATTTGAATGGAATCGAACAAACAAAAGCCCAATGGTTGGCAAACAAACAATTGATTGCAAACGCTCAAAGCCAAATGAGAAACGCGCTTCAATCCACAATTACAAATATACGTTCTCAAGAAAATCAATTGAAAACAAATGCATCGAGTGATCCGAGTTTGACATCCGTGTTTGGGGACATGGACGAATTGTTGGAAGATCTACAGGAGGCTCTGAATTCTAACGCATCCCTCGGCACGTTAGCGCAAACACTAGGAAATTTTTTCCAAAGTCAGATAACAAACGCAACCGCAAAAGCAGACTACTGGAATATAACCAAATGGCAGGAGACGTATGCGACACAGACGGTTGCGTATTCTCAGATCGTGGGGAACTCTTCCATAAGTTGCACGAATTATGAAGGATCAGGATGTAACAACGTAGCCAGTGGGAATCGATCGATCACGTATAACAGTAATGGAAGTGTATATGGATGGAGAGCGAGCAGCGGTTCTTTGGTCTATCAATCGGATGAAACCGGCACGGTGGGCCAAGGTTCATATGGTTCGTCCGCATATATTGAAAACTCACATTACCAAATCAGTTGTCAAGCATGGGATTTCGGCGGAACTTGTGTCGGTGGATTTGGAGGTTACGAGTCCAACGGTGTCTATTGTGGTGACAGATTCGAATTCTGCGGATATACCCGTGACCTAGCCCCCGAATTTAGAACCATTTAG
- a CDS encoding IS3 family transposase (programmed frameshift), translating to MKKRFSEDQIHKILKESESGISTPELCRKYGISGNTFYRWRSKYGGLELNDLKRMKTLEEENSRLKKLYAELALENEAIKMLLSKKVVSREQKREALLLIKTRLGERKSCRLLQISRTGFRHRSRLQDKNMELKDRILTLAYKHKRAGYRQIHDFIRQEERVNHKRIYRLYSALGLKYRIKPKRKRVSLPAIPKIVPKKPEERWSMDFMSDSLYSGRKFRILNIIDDFGRFAVATQVEFSITSERLVRILNEVSEVRSLPKQIVVDNGPEFTSKAFLRWAFEKGVDIHFITPGKPTENAFIESFNGKMRNECLNENWFKNIEEAQRLVEDWRNFYNSERPHSSLGGLTPEEYLRRSA from the exons ATGAAAAAACGTTTCAGTGAAGATCAAATTCATAAGATTCTAAAGGAATCTGAATCAGGGATATCGACTCCTGAACTTTGTCGTAAATACGGAATCAGTGGTAACACTTTTTACCGTTGGCGTTCGAAATACGGCGGGTTAGAACTAAACGATCTAAAACGGATGAAGACTTTAGAGGAAGAAAACAGTAGGCTAAAGAAACTGTATGCAGAGTTAGCTTTAGAAAATGAAGCGATCAAGATGTTACT CTCGAAAAAAGTGGTGAGCCGTGAGCAGAAACGAGAGGCGCTCCTGTTAATCAAAACGCGGCTTGGAGAACGGAAATCCTGCCGTCTTTTGCAAATCTCCAGAACCGGCTTTCGACATCGTTCCAGGCTTCAGGACAAAAACATGGAATTGAAGGATCGAATTCTCACTTTAGCGTATAAGCATAAAAGGGCGGGATACAGACAGATTCATGATTTTATTCGGCAAGAAGAACGAGTAAACCATAAACGAATCTATCGCTTGTATTCAGCATTGGGCTTAAAATACCGAATCAAACCGAAACGAAAGAGAGTATCGTTACCTGCGATTCCAAAGATTGTTCCTAAGAAACCGGAGGAAAGGTGGTCGATGGATTTCATGTCGGATTCACTCTACTCGGGAAGAAAATTCAGAATATTGAATATCATCGATGACTTTGGACGATTCGCCGTGGCAACGCAGGTGGAATTCTCAATCACTTCGGAACGATTAGTAAGAATTTTGAATGAAGTATCTGAAGTCCGTAGCCTGCCAAAACAAATCGTTGTGGATAACGGTCCCGAATTCACATCAAAAGCTTTTTTACGATGGGCTTTTGAAAAAGGAGTCGATATTCATTTTATTACGCCGGGTAAGCCTACTGAGAATGCCTTCATCGAGAGCTTTAACGGAAAAATGCGAAACGAATGTTTAAATGAAAATTGGTTTAAGAATATTGAAGAAGCACAGCGCCTTGTCGAGGATTGGAGAAATTTCTATAATTCTGAAAGGCCACATAGTTCTCTTGGGGGACTTACTCCGGAGGAATATTTAAGACGCTCTGCTTAA
- a CDS encoding polymorphic toxin-type HINT domain-containing protein yields MKGAGGTLSFSQRDGVSAALNASGGVNAGNWSESGGFQANTNFLADKWKADFISGKAKEDADAQEASRGAQNRNNQESGAAAIAGMGVETQRREDGILDHILGKAAETLGGGLDWVGNKIDGAIDSVVGVASSAWDGAKNAFGGNEVESLCFVAGTLVLTGRGLKTIERIKVGEEVLAYDPRTNTQTFKSVVRLFNNESSELLKINFGDGEEVNTTPGHRFFTDNRGFVLASELTTKDLFLDKSGNTVTIHSIEKETLKEKTSVFNFEVEDYHTYYVSEECILVHNDSVKMLQERIAANGELNGPLVNKGIDKILDQVNSFDKTKSGNVEAALKDFAKANGLSESSPEYKKLKELSADISGSKSKGFNESRIEYYNQNKERIHTEALTAMYGDKIQSIDGKKAILRNGEGVIITNGKYDLQLDNKTSEYFKREEAGLFGTKSLPDYHNKPSAQCFITSNAVMAEHAGVTPRDPSKQMVDDMLFTAKGKGILNSNDHVKGGEELKTYAGTDRINKEYGLKQNMLVYPNKATFEDKKTVIQQALRDGHIVSAGGKFPVGDHRNAIVGYDSKGWVVFDPYGDANTKGYKGNGMFAHYEYGKFNLAGNQAYYVTKD; encoded by the coding sequence ATGAAAGGCGCGGGGGGAACATTAAGTTTTTCTCAAAGAGACGGAGTGTCAGCAGCGCTTAACGCATCGGGAGGAGTCAATGCAGGAAACTGGAGTGAGTCCGGAGGATTCCAAGCAAACACAAACTTTTTAGCCGACAAGTGGAAGGCCGACTTTATATCAGGAAAAGCGAAAGAAGACGCGGATGCGCAAGAAGCATCGAGAGGCGCTCAAAATAGGAACAATCAAGAATCTGGAGCGGCGGCGATCGCGGGTATGGGCGTTGAAACTCAGAGAAGAGAGGACGGAATCCTGGATCACATTCTGGGTAAGGCGGCTGAGACGTTAGGCGGCGGTCTGGATTGGGTTGGTAACAAGATCGATGGAGCAATCGACAGCGTTGTCGGAGTTGCCTCAAGTGCTTGGGATGGTGCTAAGAACGCGTTCGGTGGCAATGAAGTAGAAAGTCTTTGTTTTGTTGCGGGAACACTTGTATTAACAGGCAGAGGATTAAAAACGATCGAGAGAATCAAAGTCGGAGAGGAAGTCTTGGCGTATGACCCGAGAACAAACACTCAGACGTTCAAATCCGTGGTTCGTTTGTTTAACAATGAAAGTTCAGAACTTTTGAAAATCAACTTTGGAGACGGAGAAGAAGTAAATACAACACCCGGTCACAGATTCTTTACGGACAACAGAGGCTTTGTGTTAGCAAGCGAACTTACGACCAAAGACTTGTTTTTGGACAAATCGGGCAATACGGTAACGATTCATTCGATCGAGAAAGAAACGTTGAAAGAAAAGACGAGTGTGTTCAACTTCGAGGTCGAAGATTATCACACCTACTACGTGAGTGAGGAATGTATTCTGGTTCACAACGACAGTGTGAAGATGTTGCAGGAGAGAATTGCGGCAAATGGAGAATTGAACGGTCCACTTGTAAACAAGGGGATCGACAAGATCTTAGACCAAGTGAACAGCTTTGACAAAACGAAATCGGGCAATGTGGAAGCGGCGTTGAAGGATTTTGCAAAAGCCAATGGCCTGAGCGAAAGTTCACCCGAATACAAGAAGTTGAAAGAGTTGTCCGCAGATATATCCGGAAGTAAATCGAAAGGATTCAACGAATCTCGGATTGAATACTACAACCAGAACAAGGAAAGAATCCATACGGAAGCGTTAACGGCAATGTACGGAGACAAGATTCAATCGATCGATGGAAAGAAAGCTATATTAAGAAACGGTGAAGGAGTCATCATCACGAATGGAAAGTATGACCTTCAGTTGGACAACAAGACGAGCGAGTATTTCAAGAGGGAGGAAGCTGGTCTCTTTGGGACTAAGAGTTTACCAGATTATCACAACAAACCTTCGGCGCAGTGCTTTATAACGAGTAACGCGGTGATGGCGGAACACGCAGGAGTAACACCGAGAGATCCATCGAAACAGATGGTGGATGATATGCTCTTTACGGCGAAAGGCAAAGGGATCTTGAATTCAAATGACCATGTCAAAGGTGGAGAAGAATTGAAGACGTATGCCGGTACAGACCGAATTAATAAAGAATATGGATTAAAGCAAAATATGCTTGTTTATCCGAATAAGGCAACTTTCGAAGACAAGAAAACGGTGATACAACAAGCCCTTCGCGACGGTCATATCGTGTCGGCCGGTGGAAAGTTTCCCGTTGGAGATCACCGGAACGCGATTGTTGGATATGATTCGAAAGGCTGGGTTGTGTTTGACCCGTATGGCGATGCAAATACAAAAGGTTACAAAGGAAACGGAATGTTTGCCCATTACGAATACGGAAAGTTCAATTTGGCTGGAAATCAAGCCTACTACGTAACCAAGGACTAA
- a CDS encoding NADase-type glycan-binding domain-containing protein, which translates to MKNRKRILAILILGVTFMLQAEGEKVRKDLIPIFKKCYRPDEHLSLVASSSLIEKGKPKNNYGPNNIDDINKDTVWGVSKNEGIGEWIYTYNYVDYNTNHYHQLVGKSQKNYFSFLNGLAKDATSFQENGRIKKVRIDVYELEGTETMANLKDPLVYHNYPIENDSFELELADTPEEQTFEREIFTKIKPQDDFYGRYLLFKLTILEIYPGTKSKNVFLTEFHAYSEDVKKKFRITRERK; encoded by the coding sequence ATGAAGAATCGGAAACGAATATTAGCAATTTTGATATTAGGAGTAACGTTCATGTTACAAGCAGAAGGTGAGAAAGTGAGAAAGGATTTGATTCCGATTTTTAAAAAGTGCTATCGACCCGATGAGCATTTGTCTTTAGTTGCAAGTTCCTCCTTGATTGAGAAAGGCAAACCAAAGAACAATTACGGACCAAATAATATTGATGATATTAATAAAGATACAGTTTGGGGCGTAAGCAAAAATGAAGGAATTGGGGAATGGATATACACATACAATTACGTAGATTATAATACAAATCATTATCACCAACTTGTCGGAAAGAGCCAGAAAAACTATTTCAGTTTTTTGAATGGATTGGCAAAAGACGCTACTTCTTTTCAAGAAAACGGAAGAATCAAAAAAGTAAGAATCGATGTGTATGAATTAGAGGGCACGGAAACGATGGCGAATTTAAAAGATCCTCTCGTCTATCACAATTATCCAATTGAAAATGATTCTTTTGAATTGGAACTTGCAGACACTCCGGAAGAACAAACCTTTGAAAGAGAGATTTTTACGAAGATCAAGCCGCAAGATGATTTCTACGGACGTTATCTACTTTTCAAACTCACGATCCTCGAAATATATCCAGGAACCAAGAGCAAGAATGTATTTCTGACTGAGTTCCATGCATATTCGGAGGATGTTAAAAAGAAATTTAGAATTACTCGGGAGAGGAAGTGA
- a CDS encoding type II toxin-antitoxin system HicA family toxin yields the protein MRYLKGMKVKEIIKILEDDGWYLVDQRGSHKQFKHALKSGRVTVAGKPSLDIPPGTLNSILKQSGLK from the coding sequence TTGAGATATTTGAAAGGAATGAAAGTAAAAGAGATTATCAAAATTTTAGAGGATGACGGTTGGTATTTAGTGGATCAAAGAGGAAGTCACAAACAGTTTAAGCATGCCTTAAAATCAGGGAGAGTAACAGTAGCGGGAAAGCCGAGCCTGGATATACCTCCTGGAACCTTGAATAGTATCTTAAAACAATCCGGTCTAAAGTAA
- a CDS encoding type II toxin-antitoxin system HicB family antitoxin: MIEKSSTGYGAYVPDLPGCVAVGETEAEVTQLIKEAIEFHLEGMRKDGEPVPNPSKVTLIAV; the protein is encoded by the coding sequence ATGATTGAAAAAAGTTCAACCGGTTATGGAGCGTATGTTCCGGATTTACCTGGCTGTGTCGCAGTTGGAGAAACGGAAGCGGAAGTAACTCAGTTAATTAAGGAAGCGATTGAGTTTCATTTAGAAGGTATGCGTAAAGATGGAGAGCCTGTTCCGAATCCTTCCAAGGTAACCTTAATTGCGGTTTAA
- a CDS encoding DUF2283 domain-containing protein, whose protein sequence is MRITHYPETDSIYIDLSNRPSFETKEINSDLNVDLDENGRPVGIDIHGQASKYVDISSILFETAKP, encoded by the coding sequence ATGAGAATAACACACTATCCTGAAACTGATTCAATCTATATTGATTTGTCGAACCGCCCTTCTTTCGAGACGAAAGAGATTAATTCAGACCTAAACGTAGACTTGGATGAAAACGGTAGACCTGTAGGGATTGATATTCATGGACAGGCTTCCAAATACGTTGATATATCCTCGATCCTTTTTGAGACTGCAAAACCGTAG